A region from the Streptosporangium sp. NBC_01756 genome encodes:
- a CDS encoding diaminopimelate decarboxylase yields the protein MIPSSATVPPGQARPPADRVADVVRHAVHAGLLGESQPVAGFVDADGVRDSVAALQDAFAGTPQVLHTFAAKAASLIPVLRLLADCGMGCEVASPGELRIALDAGFAPSQIVFDSPAKTREEIRQALVLGVALNADSFAELRRIDELRPEDSASVIGLRVNPQVGTGSIGAMSTATATSKFGVALRDPGVREDIVRAFAERPWLTRLHAHVGSQGCPLELIAAGIAETYRLAEDVNSALGTRRITSLDIGGGLPVNFADDGVRPTFAAYVAALRAAVPGLFDGRYALVTEFGRSLLAKNGFIGALVEYTKDAGGRRIAITHAGAQVATRTVLMPDSWPLRVGTFDPGGRPKDGPRLAQDIAGPCCFAGDVVAHARELPELREGDIVVLYDTGAYYFSTPWSYNSLPRPAVYGFTISQGGAVRLAPVRQAESLDDIAAASGLAYADSLRELHDDQSLRDGSPIVLKDLR from the coding sequence GTGATCCCCAGCAGTGCCACGGTCCCCCCCGGCCAGGCCCGGCCGCCCGCCGACCGGGTCGCCGACGTGGTCCGCCACGCCGTTCACGCCGGGCTCCTGGGGGAGTCCCAGCCCGTCGCCGGCTTCGTCGACGCCGACGGCGTACGCGATTCGGTCGCGGCCCTGCAGGACGCCTTCGCCGGAACGCCGCAGGTGCTCCACACCTTCGCCGCCAAGGCCGCCTCCCTGATACCCGTTCTGCGGCTGCTCGCCGACTGCGGCATGGGATGCGAGGTGGCGAGTCCCGGCGAGCTCCGGATCGCCCTTGACGCCGGATTCGCGCCCTCGCAGATCGTCTTCGACTCCCCCGCCAAGACGCGTGAGGAGATCCGGCAGGCCCTCGTCCTCGGTGTGGCGCTCAACGCCGACAGCTTCGCCGAGCTGCGCCGGATCGACGAACTGCGGCCGGAGGACTCGGCCTCCGTCATCGGGCTCCGTGTCAACCCGCAGGTCGGCACCGGCTCCATCGGCGCGATGAGCACCGCCACCGCCACCTCCAAGTTCGGTGTGGCGCTACGCGACCCCGGGGTGCGCGAGGACATCGTGCGAGCCTTCGCCGAGCGCCCCTGGCTGACCCGCCTGCACGCTCATGTCGGCTCCCAGGGCTGCCCGCTGGAGCTCATCGCGGCGGGCATCGCGGAGACGTACCGGCTCGCCGAGGACGTCAACAGCGCACTGGGGACCCGGCGGATCACGAGCCTCGACATCGGAGGCGGGCTTCCCGTCAACTTCGCCGACGACGGCGTCCGGCCGACCTTCGCCGCGTATGTGGCGGCGTTGCGAGCCGCCGTTCCCGGCCTCTTCGACGGCCGATACGCGCTGGTCACGGAGTTCGGGCGGTCCCTGCTGGCCAAGAACGGCTTCATCGGCGCGCTGGTGGAGTACACCAAGGACGCGGGCGGCCGCCGCATCGCCATCACCCACGCGGGTGCGCAGGTCGCCACCCGGACCGTCCTCATGCCGGACTCCTGGCCGCTGCGGGTCGGAACGTTCGACCCCGGCGGCAGGCCCAAGGACGGTCCCCGGCTGGCACAGGACATCGCGGGACCGTGCTGTTTCGCCGGCGACGTGGTGGCGCACGCCCGGGAGCTTCCGGAACTGCGGGAGGGCGACATCGTCGTGCTGTACGACACCGGGGCGTACTACTTCTCCACGCCCTGGTCCTACAACAGCCTGCCGCGACCGGCCGTCTACGGCTTCACGATCTCGCAGGGCGGCGCCGTACGGCTGGCGCCGGTACGGCAGGCCGAGTCGCTCGACGACATCGCGGCGGCGAGCGGACTGGCATATGCCGACTCGCTGCGCGAACTCCACGACGATCAGAGCCTGCGCGACGGATCCCCGATCGTCCTGAAGGATCTGCGATGA